TGCGGGTGGGAGGTCTGGAGGTGACGGTTGAGCCGCAATTGGCCCCGGTCCTGCTTCAGCCCCAAGCTCTCAACATTCAAATCACGCCAGTCTAACTGCCAACCGGCTGCCACCACGATCGCGTCTACGCTCACCGCCGCCTGAATCCCTCCCGCTAACGCTGGCCGACCCAGTTCCACCTGGATCTGGCTGCCCATCTGACGCACCTGGGTGACCCTCGTTTGGGTAAGCACCTCAACCCCTTCCGCCTCCAATTGGGCCTGGACCCCCAAGGCAATATCGGGATCGGTCTGGACTAAAAGATAGGGATCTGCGGTCACCAAGGTGACGGCAACGCCTAACCGATTTAAGGCTTGCGCTAGGACAACGCCACTGGGGTGATCCCCCACGATCGCTATCTGCGGCGGCAATTGGGTTACTCGTTGCCCCAGGGTAACGGGGGTGAGATAACCCACGGTTTGCAGGCCCGCGATCGCGGGCACGATCGCCTGGGAAGCGGGAGCCAGGAGATAGGCACGGGCCGTCAGCGATCGCGTGTTGGTCAGCAAGCGTAGCTGGGGCCGCCGTTGGAATTGTCCTGCTTCTGGTACCACATCGACACCTAATTGGGCGAGGCGATCGCGGCTTAGGGGGGCAAGCGTTTGGGCCGCGATCGCCTGGGACCAGGCCATGGTTTGCGACCAATTCAGGACCGTTAACGGGTCCTCATCCAGATGCGGTGCTGGTAACCCCAGTAAACCCGCCTGATAGCGATGTGTCTGGACTTGACCCACCTGTTGCCATGCCTGAAGCCAAACCTGACCCAGAAAATAGGCATCATCCTCAGCGGGGCGGGGTTCAACGAGGGCAACCCGTGCCCGCATAGTGGCAGCAGCGGCAGCGGCATAGCGTCCCGCGAGACTGCCCCCCCCAATCACCAGATCGTAGTCAACCCCCATGTCCGTCCTCTCTACTCCCTTGCGTTAAATTTTCTTCATAATTAAAACAGAGCGGGGTCGATCGACCCCGATGTCACCCTTACGGATCATCACCATCGAAACCACAATGGCCCTATTTGGACTTGGAAAAAAGTTATCCCTGCCCTCCCCTGCTGAGGCATTACCCGGACGGCAGACCCCCATGCCCCTGACCAATCGCCATTTCGTCAACGGTCATCCCCTACTTCCCCCCTTTCCCGACGGGATGGAACTGGCGCTGTTTGGTTTGGGCTGTTTTTGGGGCGCTGAACGTAAATTCTGGCAACTAGAAGGGGTTTTCACAACGGCGGTTGGTTATGCAGGCGGTCTCACCCCCAATCCGACCTACCGCGAAGTCTGTAGTGGCCTGACAGGCCATAACGAGGTGGTGCGAGTAGTCTATGATCCCCAACAAATTAGTTATGAAACCCTGCTGAAGGTGTTTTGGGAAAGCCACGACCCCACTCAGGGGATGCGCCAGGGTAATGATGTGGGTACTCAATATCGATCGGGGATTTACGTTTACTCACCAGAACAACGGCAGCTCGCCGAGGCCTCGCGGGATGCGTACCAGGTTCTCCTGAACCAAGCAGGCTTTGGTACCATCACGACCGAAATTCTGGATGCCCCCGTGTTTTACTACGCCGAAGACTACCATCAGCAATACCTGGCCAAAAACCCCAATGGCTATTGCGGCCTGGGAGGGACTGGAGTAAGCTGCCCCACGAGCGTGTTTGCCCAGACAACGTCCTAACCCCCCCTGATAACGCTCAGTCTGGCCACCACAAGAACTATCCCAAGCTCACCGTCAGACTCACCTGGGCCGCTAACGTGCCACCGGGTTCTAAGTGCAGCAGATGATCCCCTGTATTCAGGGCATTGCGCGGCGCTGTCCACGGTTCCAAACACACAAATGGCTGCGCCTGGAGCGTCCAGAAAACCAAGATCGCATAGGGGGAACTGTAGTGGAGGCGCACCTGGAGTTGGCGGCTATCATCGTACATAGTCGCCTCCGACTGGAACAGGGATCGGAAGGCCCAGTCAATTTCCTCCTGTTGGAAATTAAAACTCCCTGCAAAGGGCAACACCTTCCCCGTCCGCTGGTCGAGGGCCTGGGTGCTAGGGATCGTAAACCGGAGTTGGGATTTATTGGGAGCCAGGAAGTAGGGATGGAGGCCAAAGGCCAGGGGCATCGAATCCGGCGAGCGATTAGTATAGCGTTGCTGGATATCCAGTTGGCAGCCCCGAATGTGGTACGTAAAGTTCAACTCAAACTCAAAAGGATACACCGATCGCGTCTGTTCATTACTTTGTAATCTCAGGCTGATTGCCGCCCGATCGTCTGTTACCTGCTCAACCACCTCCCAGGGCAGATCACGAGCAAAACCATGTTGCTTCAGCACATAAGTCTTACCCTGATAGAGATAGGTATTGTCGGGCAGATTGCCACAAATGGGAAACAGAATGGGAATCCCCCCCC
This DNA window, taken from Trichothermofontia sichuanensis B231, encodes the following:
- a CDS encoding FAD-dependent oxidoreductase, producing MGVDYDLVIGGGSLAGRYAAAAAATMRARVALVEPRPAEDDAYFLGQVWLQAWQQVGQVQTHRYQAGLLGLPAPHLDEDPLTVLNWSQTMAWSQAIAAQTLAPLSRDRLAQLGVDVVPEAGQFQRRPQLRLLTNTRSLTARAYLLAPASQAIVPAIAGLQTVGYLTPVTLGQRVTQLPPQIAIVGDHPSGVVLAQALNRLGVAVTLVTADPYLLVQTDPDIALGVQAQLEAEGVEVLTQTRVTQVRQMGSQIQVELGRPALAGGIQAAVSVDAIVVAAGWQLDWRDLNVESLGLKQDRGQLRLNRHLQTSHPQIYGCHQTDSEEALRQYVRVALCNALFWPWRRTPTQAVPQLILTQPEVASIGLLPAQAYRRYGQDQVWVLQQSFATIAAAQVRASTSGFCKLVVHRNGKLLGAHLVGPGATSLIAPIVLALRQGLKVSALAQGTPSLPADLTIPGVALAAVVSQTAAQWQAQRLQHSSFWQNVLESFFGWRRS
- the msrA gene encoding peptide-methionine (S)-S-oxide reductase MsrA, with product MSPLRIITIETTMALFGLGKKLSLPSPAEALPGRQTPMPLTNRHFVNGHPLLPPFPDGMELALFGLGCFWGAERKFWQLEGVFTTAVGYAGGLTPNPTYREVCSGLTGHNEVVRVVYDPQQISYETLLKVFWESHDPTQGMRQGNDVGTQYRSGIYVYSPEQRQLAEASRDAYQVLLNQAGFGTITTEILDAPVFYYAEDYHQQYLAKNPNGYCGLGGTGVSCPTSVFAQTTS
- a CDS encoding aldose epimerase family protein: MFAIAVQPGQYRTYVLSDQAARSRLEVVPERGGMITRWQVQDQELLYLDQDRFANPELTVRGGIPILFPICGNLPDNTYLYQGKTYVLKQHGFARDLPWEVVEQVTDDRAAISLRLQSNEQTRSVYPFEFELNFTYHIRGCQLDIQQRYTNRSPDSMPLAFGLHPYFLAPNKSQLRFTIPSTQALDQRTGKVLPFAGSFNFQQEEIDWAFRSLFQSEATMYDDSRQLQVRLHYSSPYAILVFWTLQAQPFVCLEPWTAPRNALNTGDHLLHLEPGGTLAAQVSLTVSLG